One genomic window of Thermodesulfovibrionales bacterium includes the following:
- a CDS encoding metal ABC transporter substrate-binding protein, with product MKAKLFYLLPIIVLTGIICMGTMPAYAAKIRVVATFTDLADFAREIGGDLVEVHSLATGVEDSHGVPMKPSFVPMMNRADLLVLVGLDCEHAFLPALIEASKNPRIEVNRAGYVDCSLGITPVDVPKTTEHYAGDVHPYGNPHYMLDPVLAKTAIANIYNALVEFAPQHKAEFTRNRDAYLAKLNAKITEWERETKPLKGLKFVSYHEHWPYFAARFGMDFFGTIELRPGIDPTPRHIEELIAAMKAAHVPIVVREPQFPEKVPKRIAEQTGATMVTFPVMPGGVPHTETYIKMMDYIVHTMVAAAQARK from the coding sequence TTATTTGTATGGGCACCATGCCCGCATACGCCGCCAAAATCCGGGTTGTCGCCACATTCACCGATCTCGCTGACTTTGCGCGCGAGATAGGCGGAGACCTGGTCGAGGTCCACAGCCTGGCAACAGGCGTAGAAGACTCCCACGGGGTTCCTATGAAACCGAGCTTCGTTCCGATGATGAACCGGGCGGACCTGTTGGTCCTGGTAGGGCTGGACTGCGAGCATGCCTTCCTGCCGGCGCTCATTGAGGCAAGCAAGAATCCGCGCATTGAGGTAAACAGGGCCGGCTACGTAGATTGTTCGCTGGGTATCACACCAGTCGATGTACCCAAGACCACCGAGCATTATGCGGGCGATGTTCATCCCTACGGCAACCCCCACTACATGCTCGACCCGGTCCTCGCAAAGACGGCGATTGCGAATATATACAATGCCCTCGTAGAGTTCGCGCCACAGCATAAGGCTGAATTCACGCGAAACCGCGATGCCTATCTGGCCAAGCTTAACGCCAAGATCACCGAGTGGGAAAGGGAAACAAAGCCCCTCAAAGGCCTGAAGTTCGTATCCTATCACGAGCATTGGCCGTATTTTGCGGCACGTTTCGGCATGGACTTCTTCGGGACGATTGAACTGAGGCCGGGTATCGATCCAACGCCGCGCCACATCGAGGAACTGATCGCCGCCATGAAGGCAGCGCATGTCCCAATCGTAGTGCGCGAGCCGCAGTTCCCTGAAAAAGTACCTAAACGCATTGCCGAACAAACCGGCGCGACCATGGTGACGTTTCCCGTCATGCCCGGCGGCGTGCCTCATACGGAAACGTACATTAAGATGATGGACTATATCGTCCATACGATGGTCGCCGCCGCGCAGGCGCGGAAGTGA
- a CDS encoding metal ABC transporter ATP-binding protein → MTLDNLSIGYNGQALLSGISLSIAHGSFTAILGANGSGKSTLLKTVLGLLPPVGGRVETATEGSPLIFGYVPQTIQFDPIYLLTAFEVALMGTYGRVGPGRFVPPAERAFTRECLRAAGAEEFARKRFAELSGGQKQRTLIARALTTRPDVLVLDEPTAGVDHAATHAVMEFISLVRKERRITVLLVTHDFGAVRRHAEHVVWIHEGKVFYGTAKELLTPEHMREMFEGGIDCYGNSASDPIA, encoded by the coding sequence ATGACATTAGACAATCTCAGTATCGGTTACAATGGCCAGGCCCTGCTGTCAGGCATCTCCCTCTCTATCGCCCACGGCAGTTTCACCGCAATTCTCGGTGCAAACGGTTCGGGCAAATCGACGCTCTTGAAGACAGTGCTTGGACTGCTTCCTCCGGTCGGTGGCCGAGTCGAGACAGCGACAGAAGGTTCACCTCTCATCTTCGGGTACGTCCCTCAGACCATTCAGTTCGATCCGATTTATCTCCTGACGGCATTCGAGGTTGCCCTGATGGGAACGTATGGCCGCGTTGGTCCAGGACGTTTTGTCCCGCCCGCAGAACGTGCCTTCACGCGCGAATGCCTCCGTGCGGCCGGAGCTGAGGAATTTGCCCGCAAGCGCTTTGCTGAACTCTCCGGCGGCCAGAAGCAACGCACGCTTATCGCCAGAGCACTCACGACACGCCCCGACGTCCTCGTGCTTGACGAACCGACCGCCGGCGTGGACCACGCTGCCACTCACGCGGTTATGGAGTTCATCTCGCTGGTCCGCAAGGAAAGGAGGATCACCGTCCTGCTCGTCACGCACGACTTTGGAGCGGTGCGCCGCCACGCCGAGCACGTAGTCTGGATTCATGAGGGAAAGGTCTTCTACGGAACGGCGAAAGAACTGCTTACCCCGGAGCACATGAGGGAGATGTTTGAAGGGGGGATAGACTGCTATGGAAACTCTGCGTCAGATCCTATCGCCTGA